DNA from Quercus lobata isolate SW786 chromosome 1, ValleyOak3.0 Primary Assembly, whole genome shotgun sequence:
ATTGCCGATATTATTATTGTATCAATAACAAATTCACGTGAAATTGAGGTTGCTTCCAGTTACAGACTCTCAAGATTTTTATACCATCCATATCCATAGTGTGTAGGCAAACGTGGTGATCTAATTCTAAACCCCAAAGCCAAGTGATCCAAAAAGAGTTCACTTTTTGCAGTACCAGTACAAGAATGACACCCACCGATTCCAAATTCCAAGGACCAAAAGAGGCAAAGAAAAACGTAAAATCGAGCCTGATTACACAGTAGTTTGGTACTTTCAcgtttataatataaaaatggtTTGGGTTTGGAGTGGTTGGTTGACTCTTGCACATGATGTGGGCTGTACCAGTTTTCTCATCTCTCATCTCAACAAACTCGAACACACAACACAGACACTAGAGAGTCATCCCCACTCGCTTTGACTCGTCGCCACGCTTACTTTTGTGGGACCCCATCtccaaaaatctctctctccctctctctctctctctctctctctatagaGTTTTAGAACGTTGAGAAGATGTCTTAACTAACAGTTTAAAAGGCCAATTTGCTCACATAAAACTCACTTTTTATGTCAGATAAACAACCAAGCCTCAGCTCAGCCATGTCTCCCAGCAAGCTTGATTCCATTGTAATCATactctctttccctctttttctttcGCATAATCTTGTCTGTatgttcttgttttgttttgtttcagaTATTGTTTGTGTTATTTGTATTTATATGGTGTTTTTTTAGTATTGTTTGGATTTGATAAGGTTTTTTTGCAATTGGGTTTTTTCCAGTAGTACTTTTTGGAACTAAAAGCTCAGAGCTTTATTGGGTGCTTTTAGTTCTTTCACTTCATGTTTCCTATGGTGGGTGCACATAATTTGTGGAAGATTGTGTGTTCAGTTTGGGCAGCTGCAACTTTTAAGATTGATTTAACCAGttcttgattattttatttttggtgaatttGGGATTGGTTAAGTTTCTGGGTGTGCTTGCTTTATTATTCTGTAaagattccttttttttgggggggggggggtggtggggtTGATTAATTTGGGTTAGTTGAGGCTGAAATTGTACTTTATGATAGATAATTTAGAGGAACATATCATTGTGTTACCACAAATAATTGTTATGTATCTGTGAAATAATTTGAAGCTGGGTATAATTTGTGTGATGAGGGTTTTTAAAAGATTAAAGTGGATAAGATTGACATTCATGAGAGATAATCCTTGTTGTTTAGCAAGGTGGATGTTTGTTGCTCATTATTGGACAATCACTTATTGATAGACCTCGGCTAGGCCTGATTGTTGTAGTTTCTTATCTCATGGCAAACCTTTTCAGCATCACTTAGCCAATCCCACTCGAGGTTGATCCTATCTGGTCAAATAGCTTGTGACAAAATCTTATGCCcattttattatgatatttCTAGACAAGTTCTAAAATAACAAGTGTAAGGGTTGTCTTATCGATGTAAAGATGATGGTGATAAGGAATTTACACATCTATATctataaatgaaagcaattgtGTGATGCCTTTAACTCTCTAAGTGTAATAGAAACCCTTGCCCAATTTTGTAGCTTTATTGGGtgttataagaaataaaattgattgattttctTGAGGCGTAAGTCAGCTGTCCAATTTAGTCCCTTTATTAACGTTTTtaataaatatcattttaaGAATTACAGCATATTAATGGCCATTGTCTGCTACTATGGTAAAGTCTTGGGCTGCCAAGCCTAAGTATGTGAGTTTGAGtcttgagagttgagagtaGCTGCTTAATGCGAAAAGTGTTGAAGGGTTGGACCCTATCAAAACCACCCCTCATAGATTCCTACTCAGCTCTGAAGAGCAGTGGGTGATGACTCTTTATATCAATTCATTAATGTTTATTCCTGTCCAGTAGAGGCTTTCTGCTAGTAAATAAGGTTACAATCTGGTTGTTGATTGTATTACATGCAATCATGTACAAACTATGAAGTGGTGGTGATTGTTTGAGATACAAATCTTGTAGTGACCTCATGCAAAAATTCCAACTTTTTGACAAGCTGTTTGTACTTATTATTAGAGTTTTCCACACAATTTCATATATGGTGACGTGTGTATTAATCCTCAAATTTTAGTGATGAGGCAACCCCTTTTGCAGTGCACTCTTTATGACTCCTTTtactttcttaaaattttggttcatCTATTATGCATTTCTATTGACTAATAATCCTTCATTGCCACATTTTTTTATAAGGGCTATTGGTTACTTGGGTTATTTAAAATCTGAGAATGGATCTATGGTATAGCTAATGTGCCTACCATGTAATGACCAGAAATGATAAGAGCAACTGAAAATGCATGCATGTAACTTTAAATTGGGAAACACCTGAAATGACATGTCATAATTACATATGGAATGACAAGTATGCCCTTCGCCAAAGGGATAACTAGTAGTCAGGAGGCCACTGCTGACAAGGTTCATGGGGGTTGAACTCATCCACCAAGTGTTGAGATCTTTCAGAGCCCCTCTTTTGACCTTTGAAGCAGTGTTATTGAATTCTTACTCTAGTGTGTGACTTTATGTTATCCTGTTGGCTATATCTCTAAGGCTTAGGAAGTAGAATATTTCCAGTAATATAAATTTCAAGGAAGAAATTGAATGAGATGCTACTTTTGtcaaatcaaataattttggttttctttcaatgcttattatttatttttttaaggctCTTAACTACATTGGCTTAGTGCATTGTGTATCTTAGTATGCTACATCCTCTTGATGGGGAGTACATCAGATTGCTGACATACCTCATACCTTTTCTTATTTGGTGGGCAGGGAGAGGCAAGTATATCGTGTTCACAGCAAGAGAATGGTTTTATCaattcattctctctcttctcagaGAAGGCAGTTGATGAACTTCTTCAACCTCCAGTTCAGGGGACTGATGAGCACCTTATAGAGTTCTCAGAAGCTATGAGAAGTATGTGCATGTTTTATCTCTAAGTTACTAACATCTTCAATTAAATTATCTGCTCTGCACATGAATCTGATCCTAAACCATGTTGCTTATGTATTTTTCATCTCAACTCTAGCTGTTGCAAAGGCTTTGAGACGAGCTGCTGAAGGAAAGGCTTCTGCTCAAGCTGAGGCAGCTGAATGGAGGCGTAAATATGAACTAGAGAGAGCACGGAATCTGCAGCTGGAGCCTAAAGGTGTTATAATGTTGAACATGAGCAATATGCATTTATATATTCTTGTTTTAGCTCTTGATATCTGCAGTCAAGGAAAGATTATTGATCTTGGCTTCTTTTGACCTCCCAAAGTTGCTTCTCTTATACAATATTAAAGAGGAGGTCAAAGATTGATCTGGTGTTCCCTGCCTAAGAGTGTTAcagaaaatattatagaaaccCAAACTGATATGTTGGTACATCTAATCTGCTGTAATTTGTTCATGTTTGGGTTACCTAAAGGTTATTCAgcctctatgtgtgtgtgtgcacgtatagagtttcttttctagcttacttGATGATTTTATAGACACTGATTTTATAGCCTAATCTGCTATTATATTTCaggaaattttatatttttcttcttactAAAGGAATTTTCTGGCTTGTATTACAGAGCAGTTACCTGGGCAGCATGGTGATGATGCAATAATAGAAAACTTgattaaccaaaataataaagcCAATGGGAAATTCTTGACTTGTTGTGGGAGGAATGGAATTTGCTCCCATGAGGTTCTTCGAGATGGGGAACCTGGTTCCGATTCCAAGATGGTTAGGAAGGTAGTTTTTAGTATACCCTCAGTTTATGAGCCCTGACTTGTTATGAtgaacatcatttttttttttttaattgcatgaATATATTCTGAATGTTGTTCAAAGCATCAAAACATTTCTATGGAAACCCTGTTAGTCCAGGTAAAATTCATTACCATTTCTTAATGTTCATTGAGTGTAAAGACTCCACAAAAGGCGTTTGACCTAATCTACTACGTATTTAAAGGATTTCTTTGGATGGTTATAATTATTGTGCCTTTTCTTGTTGTTTGTGTATTTgcaattaatattaattttttactaaagtaaaattttgacCCTTGAAGTTTGTGTTGTTTTCAATTTGGCCCTTAacatttcaaaagttttattttgacCCTTCATGTCTGATTATGTTTTCATATTGGCCATGCCATCCAGTTCCATTAGTAACTTGAACATTAAGTGCCCTTCATgtttaattatttcataaaatacTAGCTCTAAAATGATGTAGAATGCAGGAATTTCATTGTTGTAGGCAAAAACAGATTATAGATGGTCAGATTATTAACAAAAATGGACAGGAAGAccaatatgaaaatgaaatcacacaagaagagccaaaataaaaattttgaaacataaagAGCTAAATGAAAACAACCCCACACCTTAAAGCCAAAAGTGTACTTtagtctaaatttttttgggtagtcCATATcaatgtatgtgtgtgtgtatgcacAAATCACGTAGTAGCATTCGGATAATAGCTTAAGCATGTTGCAACATAACTAGTGCCATATATTGTCCAGATTTTAACAATGATAGAAATTTGTTTCTGAGACAGGCTTCATTTAAGCTTTCATGGCGCTGCAAAGGTGAGCAAAGTGATCAGCACAAACATGACATTGTGTCTTTTGAAAGAGGGAATATCACCACTGCAGAGCGCAGCAGTAAGCAGGTGTTACTTTTATTCTCTATGCAATAGGCTGTTGTTTTGAGTGTGTCAAATTAGTGATGTTTGCTATTGATATATCTGTTCCCTCACCTAATGTAGGTAGAGTGGATCCCCCTCTTAATTGGCCTAAATTGCTATCCCAATTCTCCCATTTATTGTCTGATTGAAACTCATTTTCCTTTCAGATCTCTTTGAAGTGGGAATCACGCCCGCAGACTGTGCTTGTTATGACCAAACCAAATTCGATCTCTGTTCGAATTCTGTGTGCAGAAATGGTCAGGTGTGAATATAAAACTACTCTCACATTCTGCTGTTCTAAGAGCAATTTTCCTGCTTGTTTCTTTCAATACTGTGCTCGAATGAGCTCCATAAAATTTCTTCAGACATTACAGCAGTCAAGGATTGGcttttaaataaattgaatgACTTTACCCCACAATTGCTGCAAGGTCACTTTTGCAATTGATACCATATGCTTCCTGCTCTTTAGTCATTAAAATAGAGCTACAAAGGTAACACATTACTAGCCAGTGGGTGTAATAATAACTTCTGAAACTTTAAGGAGAACTGAGGGTACTAATTCACTTATTGacaaaaacaagggaaaagacTGGGTAAGAGTCTATGTTCTCTACGAGCACTGAAATGGCTTGGACTGTAGAAAATTAGAGAGCAGTATGATTTTATCAGTTTTGTGGGTGATGTGGAAGTCATGGCTTTCTATATATCTttaagatttcaaaaaaaaaaaaggggaaaagttaatggatgGCCTAAGGGCATTGCTGCAttggtttaggaaatatttttagaaactttttaagggaaaagaaaaaaaacaactgaattttttcacaattttttatatttcccatgaaagtgatattaaaactttccaAAAATTGTCCATTAACAAATGCTCTAAGGGCACCCATTAACTAGACCCTATTTGTCTCTTAATTGTTGGTAAagcttatttttttatcactgtTTTTGCCTGATAGAGGAGTGGTGCAAATGCAAGcttgtaaaattcaaaaaccagcATGCACAGTATTTGTGACTCTATTGATCCCAATGTTTTTTAGCCATACCTGTATCctcattttgttatatttaCTAACTGTTAAAATAAGTGAAGATTATTTGTATTAcagtttctttttgttcttactcttatttttaattttagttctGCCTAATGATTGATGTAATACTATAAAGTTGGGTCATCAATGCTTTCTTCACGCAACCATGAAGGATATAGGCTGTTaaagttgaattttttaacCATAAGGAGGCATATATACTagcatatttcttttttagaaaccaTTATCCCAAGAGCTTAAGATATAAAAAAGTGGGCTGGTAAAATATATCAAGCATCCAGTACCACTCCCTCTCATGTGCAAGTTTGCCCTATATTCATGAACCAGTCCCAAGACATGCAGAACAGACGAAATCTCCTAATGGGGGttttcaagattcaaattgAAGACTTCTTAGTCAAACTAACTCTGATGTCAATTCAGAACCATAGTCAGAAATGTTTTAGCTGTTGGGAAGTAAACCAAGAATCCATTATCAAGCACCAATTGACAATACTTAGATATTGTATACATGCTGGCCAATGAGTTATGTCATTTATCTTTCTAATGctattactctctctctccctctctcacaaacacacacacacacgcatacaCAGAGTAGCTGAAATTGGTTGACCTTGTAAAGTGAtgttggcttttaaatttacaCTTGTGCCATTCAAAGCAAAATCTTAGGTCAAATAATATTACCTGCTTCGCTTTCCCTTCTTTTCCCAGATGGTTGAGAGAGCAGAAAAATATGTACATATATGTTGAGCCACGCGTGCGAGTGGAACTTCTAACAGAGTCATCTTACTTCAACTTCGTACAAACTTGGAAAGACGGTGAGCagtgaaatttttgtaattggaagATGTTAAACAACTACTACTGACTCAATAGCATCTGTAATGTTGCTTCTTTATTTGTTCTTTCATATGGTGATTAAACTTCAATTTGGATCATATGTTTTAAACTCTGGAACTTTGGTTTCTTCAATTTGGACCAGATGTTATAAACTCTGTAACTTTGGTTTCTTCTTTGATgctttttttataagtaaaaagaaaagtttcttCTTTGATGCTATTTGTTAAAACCTTGCATATGAGACTTATGTTCTTGCTCACaatgttattttaattattgtcaTGGTTGTTTGCATCTGTTAATCTTGTGTTCCAAGTTTAAGGGCtattcatttgtgtgtgtgtgtgtctgtgtgtatTAATAAATGCATGTATGTATGTgcttgtttggatttgcagCAAACTTTGTCAGCTTATGTTGCAATAAAGGGTTGACGTGATAATAGTTTTTGTTGCCATATTGAGTGCCTGAATTATTGCATGCTAGTGCCTTCTGTTCCAGGCAATGGTTAAGTGGAAACATTTTGCATGGATTTAAAGTTAATATCTGTTTTCATACTCATTCAACTCATGCAACAGTAGAGTGTTAAGTGTTACTTCTACattaattactaaattttcATGTCTTATGGTTATTCTTTTCAATATTACCTATGGATTTAAAGTTAATATGTGTTATTCTCTTATTGCAGACAAGGAAGTTTTGCTCCTGCATACAAAAGTTGACCTTGTAGTAACTCTTGGTGGGGATGGAACGGTCCTTTGGGTATGTGCATTTACTTTGATTTtagcaattatttttaaatcagaATGTATTATAACATTAAAGTATTATTTTAGAGTACTTACATTACAGTTGCACTTTATCTTGTTTCATCCTAGAACAAGCTAAATCAGATTTAAGTCTGTTTTTTCTACTCTCTTCAGTGTGATACCTGGTGCAAGTTGTTTGGGTTAGATTTAGTTTATAACATGTTcctctttgtgtgtgtgtgtgcaatGTTAACGACGGTCTAGATAGTGATTGGTAAGAATTTATGGATTCTaccattcatttttttattgaaattaggGAAACACAAGATCTTCTGTCCAATTTTCTACAATCACGTGTTTCTATTCTATGGTGCCCCTTGATATTCATTTAAGTGCTTATTTTTCAACAAGTTGGACTATGATATTGCAttcttagttttcctcattttcttACCCCTTCTTGGTTTGCCCTGCAATTATTATTAGAAGTAAAACTTTTCAAATCTGATTACTATTGCATTATGTGTTTATCTCTCAAGGTAAGTACTAATGCTATGTGTAATTCAGTGTGAAAGTGTGTTTTATTCATGGACATGAAATCTAAAGCCCATGGAATATGCATCAactgaatttatttttcatactcGTTTGCTTTCAAACCTAAATTTATCGATTATTACTTACTCATTTTCAGGCAGCATCCATGTTCAAAGGACCGGTTCCTCCTGTTGTCCCATTTTCTTTAGGGTCTCTTGGCTTTATGACCCCTTTTCGTATCCTCCATGTGGTTTAAAGGCATTTGTTTCTCTaacaatatgatattttgataaattagcaacaaaaaaaaaattttgataacaaCCCTGTgattttttcctccttttttgaCATATTGGTTGCCTTCCCCCTGACTGACTTAAAGGTGCTCCTTAACATTCTTCAGACACTGAAAATTACAGAGAATGCCTCAACCAAGTCTTAAAGGGTCCCATTAGTATCACATTACGACACCGTTTGCAGTGCCATGTTATTAGGGATGCAGCTAAAAATGAGTATGAAACTGAAGAACCAATACTTGTTCTGAACGAGGTTACAATTGATCGAGGAATATCATCCTACCTCACAAATTTAGAATGCTATTGTGACAACTCCTTTGTCACTAGTGTGCAAGGGGATGGGTTAATTTTATCAACAACATCTGGGAGTACTGCATATTCGTTGGCAGCTGGAGGATCAATGGTCCATCCACAGGTATGTTCTAGCACCATCCCTCAGTACAAAATATCAAGATTGCATTAGATAATATTTCAAGAAAAGTTGGTTGATCTTTTTAATGATGGAATTCATGCTGTGCGTGTAAATAGTGTGTTGATTATCCTCAAAATGATATTCTAAGCATAATTTCTCTAAGTGAACTCAGGCTAGATTTCCTTGTTCATGTCTTGCAAATAGAACACCTTTGGTGATCATGGACTGTGATTGCCTCCTGCTTAAGCACTTAACTAGTTAATATACATGTTGACAGTTGGCTGATAGTAATGCACATATTATTGCATATAGTTATTATGGCATTATGTTTTCTACATAACATCCATGTGGACCTCATTTAGTCTGTATCTTGGTCAACATCAACACTGAGTGTGacagatttatttatttatttgtgctCTAGATATGTTATGGTTAATTTAAAGTCTATGGTGCATGTTAAATTAGAGTTTTGTTCACTATCCCGATTTCCTTCTTGTAGTGTCTACTGCAACTTATGTAGTGTTATTACAGCTGTCTCCCCTAATGAACAATAAATACTGGCAAATTATGCAAATTGCTTTGTTTACATTAGTTTCACCTGGAATTGTAGgagatatttcttttttatttcctgaCCGTTAGGGGGTTGCGATGTATTTGGGACATATagaaaaacaatcaaacaaaaaaatttgtgtttgacCTGCCTATATTGCCAAACTGCTTAAAGTTTTTACTCTTTATTCACTTTTGTTTAAGTCCATTATTACATTATATTGCCAAAGTTAATATCTGGATTATGACTGTTGTTACATAATGTTAATTGCTATAGAGAGGACAGATGTCCTCATTTAAtggtttttctttctctctttattggACTTCCTGTTGTACATATTGGGGGAGAGAgagcaattaaaaaatatttaaggttGCTCACGTACATGTTTGCTGAAGCAGTATATAACTTGCACAATTAACTTTTATCCTATATCATTGTATAACTCCCTTctttaaaattccaaaattatttcttttatatatatatatatatatatatataaaatgaaggTGTAAGTGATTGATTTGACACAGTGCTGAATTAAAAAGGGATTGACATGATTCCTCATTACTAGGTTGACTAAAATCTTCTGCAAAACTGTTGGGTTTTGGCTTGCACAGGACAGGCTTCATACTCTCTCTTGAATTTTTTGGAGTTCTATGatcttttgaaatttaaatgacagATTTTCTTTTGGGCGTTTCTCTTATGTACATCCTGTGTACTGGAATTGTGCCcgttttaacaaaatttatcactaattgaaaaagaaaaaaagtttctaagaACTTCGAATCATTAGGTG
Protein-coding regions in this window:
- the LOC115975141 gene encoding NAD(H) kinase 1 isoform X1, whose product is MSDKQPSLSSAMSPSKLDSIGEASISCSQQENGFINSFSLFSEKAVDELLQPPVQGTDEHLIEFSEAMRTVAKALRRAAEGKASAQAEAAEWRRKYELERARNLQLEPKEQLPGQHGDDAIIENLINQNNKANGKFLTCCGRNGICSHEVLRDGEPGSDSKMVRKASFKLSWRCKGEQSDQHKHDIVSFERGNITTAERSSKQISLKWESRPQTVLVMTKPNSISVRILCAEMVRWLREQKNMYIYVEPRVRVELLTESSYFNFVQTWKDDKEVLLLHTKVDLVVTLGGDGTVLWAASMFKGPVPPVVPFSLGSLGFMTPFHTENYRECLNQVLKGPISITLRHRLQCHVIRDAAKNEYETEEPILVLNEVTIDRGISSYLTNLECYCDNSFVTSVQGDGLILSTTSGSTAYSLAAGGSMVHPQVPGILFTPICPHSLSFRPLILPEHVTLRVQVPFNSRGHAWASFDGKDRKQLAAGDALVCSMAPWPVPTACQVDSTGDFLRSIHEGLHWNLRKTQSFDGPRES
- the LOC115975141 gene encoding NAD(H) kinase 1 isoform X2, translating into MSPSKLDSIGEASISCSQQENGFINSFSLFSEKAVDELLQPPVQGTDEHLIEFSEAMRTVAKALRRAAEGKASAQAEAAEWRRKYELERARNLQLEPKEQLPGQHGDDAIIENLINQNNKANGKFLTCCGRNGICSHEVLRDGEPGSDSKMVRKASFKLSWRCKGEQSDQHKHDIVSFERGNITTAERSSKQISLKWESRPQTVLVMTKPNSISVRILCAEMVRWLREQKNMYIYVEPRVRVELLTESSYFNFVQTWKDDKEVLLLHTKVDLVVTLGGDGTVLWAASMFKGPVPPVVPFSLGSLGFMTPFHTENYRECLNQVLKGPISITLRHRLQCHVIRDAAKNEYETEEPILVLNEVTIDRGISSYLTNLECYCDNSFVTSVQGDGLILSTTSGSTAYSLAAGGSMVHPQVPGILFTPICPHSLSFRPLILPEHVTLRVQVPFNSRGHAWASFDGKDRKQLAAGDALVCSMAPWPVPTACQVDSTGDFLRSIHEGLHWNLRKTQSFDGPRES